DNA sequence from the Stigmatella aurantiaca genome:
GGCCCCAGCCGTCCGAGGCCCCCGTCTTCCAGGCTACCGACGAGACGCTCCGAGACGGCACGCGCCGGCTGGTGGAGGTGCTGGCCCCGGAGGTCGCCGCGTGGCGGGGAGACGAGGCGACGCGCGCGCGGCTCGCGGAAGCCTTCGGCGCGGCCACGCTGGCCCGGCTCGAGGAGCCCCTGGGCTTCGACGCCCTGCACGGCCATGCCGCGGATCGCGAGGGGCTCTACGCGTTCTGCCGGAGCCTCGTGGGGCAGGAGCTTCAGGGCGGCATGCGCGAGGAGCTGATGCAGGCGCTCACCACGCTCGTCTACTCCGTCCCCTCGGGCGCGGCGGCCGTCGCCACGGTGGCCACCGGCGGGGTGGGCCACGATGCCATCATCTGGGCGGGCACCCTGCTGTCCACGCCGCTGCTGGAGCGCTTCGTGGATCTGCTCGGCGCCGATGTACGGGCGCGTGTCACCCAGAAATGGGCGGACGCACACGGTGCGACGCTGGCTCACGCGCTGGAGGAACGCTTCTTCCCCGAGGTGTTGATACATCTGGACACCCAGGTGTCCCAGTGGCGCGGCACGGCCGGGGCCCTGGAAGACACGTCGCGAAAACTGGCGCAAGAATCGGCGTCCCCCCCATCCCCCTGACGACGGAAATCTGATAGGCTGTCGCCGCTTCCAGCACCGCGGCGCCCTCGGGGTGGGGACCTGGTAGGGAGACTCGACGGGTCATGACCTGGTCGGTCACTACCGCATGACTACCCCGCGTGTCCTTGGAGGACAACTTTCCGAGTCCTATGTATCCCCCCGACTTTACGAGGCGGGGCATGGGATGGGAATGGATAAGAAGCCGGCGAAAAACCCCAAGAAATTGTTGGGGCCCAACATCCGTGAAGCCCGGACCCGGCTCAACATTTCTCAGGCCCGTCTCGCAGAAATGCTCGAAATGTCGACCGAAGTTTTAGGCCGCATGGAGCGCAAGGAAGTCCTCCCTCGGCTGGAACGCTTCGTCCTTCTGTGTGAAATCCTCGGGACGACTCCGAACCAGATGCTCGGCTTCGCCATGGGCCTGGGCAGCCCGCAGGGGCCGCGGATGTCCCCCGCGTACGACGAGATGATGACGCTGATGCGCCACTTCGTCATCGAGATGGAGTCGCAGCTGGCCGAGGACGAGCGCAAGGAGCTGATGCAGATCTTCGCCCACCTGCAGCGGCTCATCACCCTCATCAAGAAGCGGAAGGCGGAGGCGGCGAAGTCGCGCCGGGCCCTCGCCAAGCGGGGCAGCCCCGCCGGCTGAGTCCCACCGGCACGCCCGTTTTCCGGTCCAGGTCGCAGGACGCGAGGCGGACTCGCGGTTCTCCCAGGGCCCCCCTCTCTTTCCCCCGCTTGCGCGGCACCGGCCCTCGCCCCAGGGATGATCTCTCGTGCGCCCGGGGCTCCAGAGGCCGGGGAATGGCCCCCGTCCCATTCTTCCCTACCAGGTAGGAAAGTGCGAAGGAACCAGGTGAGTTATAACCTGGGCGGTCTCGCTGCATACCTACCCCGAGTGTCCTTGTGGACCCAACGTTTTAAGTCTTATCTACGTTTCCAACTTTTTGAGGTGGGCGGCAGCATGGACACCAGTGATGAAGAGCGTGAGCGCAAGCGTGTGGAGGCGCTCAGGAAG
Encoded proteins:
- a CDS encoding helix-turn-helix domain-containing protein produces the protein MDKKPAKNPKKLLGPNIREARTRLNISQARLAEMLEMSTEVLGRMERKEVLPRLERFVLLCEILGTTPNQMLGFAMGLGSPQGPRMSPAYDEMMTLMRHFVIEMESQLAEDERKELMQIFAHLQRLITLIKKRKAEAAKSRRALAKRGSPAG